AAACGGCCTTTCCCCAGATTCCTGATGTCAGCATGCATCGCATGCGCAGGGCCTAGTTCTTTACCATTTTCAAATAGCCTGAGCGTGGAAGCTTTGGGTGTTCTTTCCGAATCACTTGCCCCGGGGATGTTAATCACTTTGTAAGAAAACCCAGCATCGCTAAAGGCCTTCGTTGCATCAATCGTTTTTATTCCGGTGATGCTACTCGTGCTCAGGCTTGCGACTTCGGTTAAATCAGATGAGTTTTCTAAGGTTGCCACATCCGAGCCTTTTTTACATTTACTAAAAGTTAATACAACCAGCAGTAGCAGAAGGCTCATGGGCAGTCGATTTGTTAAATTGTTTTTTCTTTCCATTTGTAATTTTTAAAAGTCTACAATGGTAACGCGAAAAAGCATTACCTCATACGTTTTAAAAATTATAGAAAAGCACTGATTTTCAGTAAAGAAGGCCTAAAATACAGACTTTTTGAAAAAAGGCAATCTGACCGATTTAATTCCTGTAATCAAACAATTTTCAAATTAAAATCAGAATATTAAACAAGTTAACCAAATGAAAACAAGGGTTAGCAGAAGAAAAAAAATATTAATATATTTTCTAACCTAAGTTTTAATCTTTATTTAAAAAAAATCAAATTATTTTAATCTGGTATATAAATGTTGGTCAATTCGTAAGTTTAAACACCAATTTATTGTAATATTTATGTCATAATCAATATTAAAAATTCTTAACAGTCCATTTATTCTGTTAAAAATTTGAAATTGTAAATATTTATTTGTATAATTTATCTAGTGTTTTTCAATCATAACCTACTGGTTCCAGTTGCTCCGGTATGTTTTCTGTTACCCCATAGAAATCTTTATACCAACTCACGAAATTCCGGATTCCTTCTGCGACAGAAACACGTGGCTGGTATCCCAGCATCTTTTTCATGTTTGAAATGTTTGCCCAGGTTTTAACCACATCTCCGTTCTGCAGGGGCAAAAAATGTTTATGTGCCACCTTTCCCAGGTTTTTCTCAATCTCTCCAATAAATTCCATCAGGTCTACCGACTGCCCCCGGCCAATGTTAAACACCCGGTACGGTACTTTTGAACTGGCAGGATCAGGCTTAAATTCATTCCATTCCGGATTGCTTTTTGCGGGATGATCAATCACACGGACAATACCATCCACAATGTCATCCACATAGGTGAAATCCCGTTTCATCATGCCATTATTAAATACTTCAATATTCCTGTTTTCAAGAATTGCTTTTGTAAAGAGAAACAGCGCCATATCCGGCCTCCCCCAGGGGCCATAAACCGTAAAAAACCTCAGCCCAGTAGTTGGAAGCTGGAACAGATGGCTATAGGCATGTGCCATCAGCTCATTACTTTTTTTAGAAGCGGCATACAAAGACACCGGGTGATCAGCATGCTGGTTTGAGGAAAACGGCATTTCCTTATTCAATCCATAAACGCTGGAAGAACTCGCATATACCAGGTGTTTGATGTGATGTATCCTGCAACATTCTAAAATATTCAGAAATCCGGTGATGTTCGAATCAATATAAGCCCTCGGATTGGTTAGACTATACCTCACCCCTGCCTGGGCAGCCAGATTGCATACCGCATCAAAATGACAGTCCTTAAATACTTTTTTTAATTTGCCATGGTCTGTAATGTCGAGCTTAATAAACTGATAATTTAGATACTTACTGCTGACCAGCCCTTTGCTGTATTTCAGATCGGCAGTATTAATGCCCGTTTCTTCCAGTCGCCGGTACTTTAGATGAACATCATAGTAATCGTTAATGTTATCAATTCCGATTACTTCATCTCCTCTTTCCAACAGAAATTTCGCGAGGTGAAACCCAATAAAACCGGCTGTACCGGTAACCAATACTTTCATAACGATCGCTTTAAATTTTAGATTAAGAAATTTAGACTTACAGACTTTTATGCCATACCTCCAGACTGAAAACACAGAAGAGAATTTTAGCCCTTCTTTCTTCAGAAATACCGATCCGTCTGGTGATCAGCTGTTCAATGAAAGACTTTTTGATGATATGGGGATACAATGCATCCGGAGCCAGCAGATAGGTCTGCATCACCTCCCGAAGCTCATGGTCTACCCATTTTTGCAAAGGTATTTCGAAACCTCTTTTAGGCTGCTCAATCAACTCTGCCGGAAGGTATTTTTTGGCCAGTGTTCTCAGGATGTGTTTCGTACGGATATTTTTGATCTTATACTGATCCGGTAAACCCGGTGCAAAATTAAGGATTTCCCTGGCCAGAAAAGGGCTTCTCCCCTCGATGGAATGTCCCATTGTCGCAATGTCCATTTTTGGCAGCAGCCGGCTAAATAACATCGATTCAAAATCCATCAGCAATAATTTCTTTAATGGCGATATGGAATAACCATTATACCGTTCCAGGTCTCCGGTAATGGCCAGCATTTCTGGTTTGATGATAAAGGCCTCTTCAAATCCCACAAATAAGTCGGAAGAGGCCGAACAATAAATTTTTACCGGATCAGCATAACCGGCGAATTTCAGGAGCCGGTAAGCATAGGTATAAAGGCTTTGTTTTTGATTGGCGACGGGCAGGATTTTAGTCAGCATACCAGCGCCCATTTTTGTAAAATAACCAGGGTTAAAAAAATCCAGGTGTTTAAAAGGAACATACCTCCGGTAACCGCCAAACAACTCATCCGCCCCATCTCCGTTTAAAACTACCGTAATGTATTTTTTAGCCTCCCTGGCCACATAATAGCTGGGAATTGCCGAATTGTCTGAATTTGGCTCCCCATGATTGGAAATGATCTTCTCAATATCATTTGCCAGATCAGAAAAATCGATCTCCACTACCGTATGATCTGTACCATATCTTGTGGCTACTTTTTCCGCAAGTGCCGACTCATCAAAAGAACCCGGTACTTTTACGGTAAATGTCTTTAACCGGGACTGATGCCCCGCAGCCATCGCCGTGACCAGGCCACTATCAATTCCTCCACTTAAAAATGACCCCACATCCAGATCTGCACTTTCTATTCTCCTTTTCACGGCGGTATCCAGGTGCTGATCCAACTGTGATAAAGCATCCTCATAACCTATACCCTGTTCGTTTCTATAAGCATCCTCCATCTTAAACCAGCAAACATCTTCTGCATGGCCAAGCAAGGTATCAATGATCATATAATGTCCATTCTCCAACTCATTTACCAGGTGATAAGGCGTTGCCTTCCGGTAGTAATGACCGAGATAAAGATAATCTGCAAGTGCAGCATAATTGATTTCTGGCCGGCAACTGCGGTAAAGCACATTCAACTCCGAAGAGAAGACATAACTTACCCCTTTCTTGTAGATGTATAAGGGCTTTTTTCCGGCCCTGTCCCTTGCCAGGTATAACTTCAGGTTCTGCGTATCATACAAAGCAAAGGCAAACATGCCATCAAATTCCTCCAGCATTTTCATTCCTATCCGTTCAAACAGCATCAGAATGGTTAAGGTATCCGAATTTGAAGCGGCAGAAAGACCATATTTCTGTCTCAGCTCCATATGGTTATAAATCTCTCCGTTAAAAACAATCACCAGACCTTTGTACATCATCGGCTGCTGACCGGAAACAGTTAAATCCTGAATCGCCAGTCTGGTATGGTAAAGTTGTACATTATACAAGCTAAAACAACCCTGCTCATCCGGCCCGCGATGAAGCAATCCTTCAAAGATCTGCTCTTTCCGGATTGCATACTCATCATTTAGTGTTCCAAAAATTCCGCACATCGTCGTTAGTTTTTTCAATCAATGCTTTCCATTGCCTCATCACAAAGCCTTCAGAGAATTCCATTTTCAGGTATTGTCTTCCCCTTTCCCCCAATTCTTTCCTTTCTGACAGGGAAATATCCATCATGTTTAACATCCTGGTTGCCAACTCATACTCATTCTGTTTTTCGAACAAAAAACCACATTTCACCGCCTCCAGCAATTCTCTGTTCCCATCAATATCTGATATCAGAACCGGTAAAGCATGTGCCATTGCTTCCAGAACCGCATTAGGCATTCCCTCCGAAAAGGAAGAGAGCACAAAAGCATCAGATTCATTCAGATAAGCAGCAATATCAGGCCGAAAACCAATCAGGTTTACCCGGTCCTGGATGTTCAATTCCTCTATCATCCGGTATGGCCAGTCTGCGCCGTTCAGCTCCCCGAGGATGTCCACACAGAAATGCTGATCCCGGATCAGTGCAATAGCTTTAAACAGCGTTGGATAATCTTTATTCCACCTGAAATGTCCCACACAGACCCACCTGAAAACCCCGCTTTTTCCGGACATCTCCGCTGTATCTGCAGGAATGGAGATGCCATTGTGAATGACTAAACCTCCTTTTAACCTGGGATTCCGGCTTTCAAAATTACTTTTAGCAGCCAGGGAATTATACACCAGCACATCGTCTAAGCCTGCGGTCAATTTAAATGGCAGATACCATTTGGCCGGCAGTACCGAGATCCTGATGCTGGAAATCAGTTTAAACCTCAGGCTCTTTTTCAGCAAACGGGCAAAGATGATCGCGATGAACATAAATGCAACCATTACCTGCGGTTGGAAACTTTTCACCCTGGAATGGAGCAGGCGGAGGTTGGAAAGAAAATGCGAAGACCAGTTGTTCAAAAACAGGACTTCCAGTCCCGAGCGCTCCAGCAGTCCGTTAAACTCATCTATTGGTTTCAGCGAAATGATCAGTACCTGATCCCCTTCCGATTTCAGAAAGAGGGCCAGCTTTAGCAATTGTGTCTCTGCCCCGCCCTTACTCATGGAGGGCGTCAATAAAATCACACGTTTAGGATCTTTCATAAAGCCGATGCTGCAGATGCCGACAGGTAAGCCCGGACTTGTTTCTGTTTGATGCGAAAAACGGCATCCACATATTTTACATCCCAGGAATTAAAAAGACTAAAATGCTGTTTGTAAAAAGCATAAGCCTTTTTCCTGACCTCCATTTTCGGATTTGGCTGATAAAAAGGGCTCACCTCCAGATAAATAGGTTCGGTACTCAGGTCATCATCCTTCCAGGTAATGTCGAAAGCACCTGTGGTTAACTCCAGGGAACGGAAAGTATCAATAATATGCTGCCTCCATTGTTCCGGAAAAAAGTCAAAATCTACCTCCGTTCCATAACTCGTTGATGTAGGCTTCCATTCTTTATCCTTATTGATCCGCCAGTAGTGGAGTACAATCTCCCCTTCTACCAGAATCACCCTCAGGTCTTTTCTCATGTTGATCAGTTCCTGAACGATGATGTGTCTGTTCTTTCTGATAAAATTTTCGTCGGACATCAGTCTGGCCAGGTCGGAAAAATCCGAAATCTTGTACAATCCCTCTGCAGAACAGGAATGTTCCGCCTTAATCAGATAGGGAAATTTGATTTTCGCATTCAGCAGGTATTTCATAGAATCAAAAATCCTTGTCCTGGGTTCATGTACCCTCGCCATATAAAAGCGCTGGTGCATATAAGTCTTATTCTCCCAGAAGATCGTTTCACACTGCTTTGGAAAGACTTCATTTCCCTGGATTTCCAATTGCCTGGTGATGTGCAGTAAAATATTGGTATAGTCATCAAAACCATAAATATTATACTTGCTGTTGATAGAAAAGAAGATCTTTTTATCATGATAGCTCCCAATCTTTTTGCCGGTAACCACCCTGAACTCTTTATTTTCAGCAACCAGACCGGCAATTGTCGCCATGTCCCAGATAAATGCATCTGATCCGCAGTAAAAGAGCGAAAGATTGGGGATCCAAATCAGGATTTCACTATCGGAACGATACAATTTCCAGAACCGGGCCCACTTAATACTGACTATAATTTGAAAAATCCTGGAAAGTCTTTTGAGTATCCTGATGATTGATTTCATAATTTGAATTGATTGATTCTATTTCTTTAATGCCCAGATAAGTAAGAGGAAGGTCCTTCAGCTCCCGGATCAGCTCGTGGTAAAGTTTCAGTTCTCCATGCTCATGGTTATAACTCAGATCGTCAATATAGACCAGCTCCAGCCCTTTTAAAACCAGTGTTTTGATGTAATACATTTTGTCTTCCGCCTTCGTGACCAGAATCAGTTCAGCGCCCTCAAAACCACAGGATTGCAGCCATTCTGCAGTAGCCTTATAGCATCGGTAACTTCTGGCGGAAATAAAGATCACCTTTGCCTTTTTCAGCTGCTCAGCAATGAGCTTACGCATCCCTATAAACACCGATAAAGACCGGTATCGGTCCCGGTCCCGAAGGTAAACCCGGTCCCGGAGTGATGGCCAGGTATCGGCAAGCGTATTGTCTATATCCACCAGATAAACGGGAACCCGCTGTTGCAGCCGGCTTGCGATACTGTTAAATTTCAATTGAAAAAAACAAGCAAAAATCCAATAATACAGTGCCTTAAATAGCCTTTTCATCGATCAGGTCTAAAACTACATTCATTTCCAGACAGCACCTCAGGCTATTGATGATGTAATTGTTTTCTGTTCTGGACCGCGAAGCCAGTCTGATAAACTGCCCCTCCAGTCCGATTTTATCGTCACAGGTCCTGATGTATATGCCGTAGCTGATCAGTAATTTTGCAACAAAGTCTGAAGCCATAATTCCGTTGGTCAGCTCAATCAACACAAAATTCGCCATGCTTGGGTAGACTTTAATATAAGGGAGTTGCCGGAGTTCTTTGATAAATTCCAGTGTTTCCACAATGTATTTTACCCGGAGGATATCATACCTCATTGCAAAATCGCTTCTGGTATACAACCTGAAAAAGTATTCTGCAAGCCCGTTGGAATTCCACAGGTACCCCCTGCTCAGCAGCTGCTGAACATATTCCTGTTTCATGATGCCATAACCCGCCCTGATCCCCGCCACGCCAAAATCTTTGGACATGCTCTTAATCACGATCAGATTTGGATTTTCCGCGACCAGGTTACTCAGGGAAACCAGCTGATAACTCTGACTCTCATAAGCAAAATGGATAAAACTTTCATCTACGATAATATTCTTCACAAACCACAGCTCATCCAATATACGCTGCACATCTACAATCCGGGTATAGGCCCCATTGGGATTATTGGGATTGATCAGCACAATGGTATCGGGGCGGTAAAATTTGACTTTTGCAATGTAACGGTCCACATCCAGGCTGTAGTCCTCTGCTTTGGACAGCTCATTGTAAATCACTTCCACCCCTTCTTTTACGTACTCATAATAGGAAGAAAAGGTAGGGATATTGATCATGATCTTTTTCTCGGTAAAATTGTGAATTACAGCCTGTATGATCTCAATAGCGCCATTTCCAATAAAAATATGCTGGGGATTTATCGCCAGGAAGTCGGCCAGGATTTCAGCAATCACTCCATTTTGAGAAGGATAACATTCCAGCAGATCTCTGATCCTGCCAGTCTCCAGAATTTCCTTATTGAAATATTCAATAAAAAGATCTGTAGCATAGGGATTGGACAGAAAGCAGGCGTCAATTTTTATCTCTACCTCCGGAAGCTTTTGCCGGAAGGTAAAAATGCCAGGTGAATGTGATCCCGCTTCATTTTTTAAGATTTCCAGTTTTTTGACAACTATCAGTTCTTCATCAGTAAATTTCATCATCTTGTTTAGCTATGGAATGGTTCAACAATAGAGTTCCCGTACCTTATGCTCCTTTAAATTCATGGCAATTGCATACACTTTCAGGTGTTTGCCGGCCGAGATGCCAATGGTATATTTCTGTTCGTAGTCTTTCTTCAAATTTTCTTTTATCGTTTCTTTATCCGGGGTATACAATGCCTGTTTTAAAGCCTCATAATAAGCAGTTGTACTGACCTCCCTGCTTAAAAACCCGGTGATCCCTGTACGGATCATCTCCTTCATCCCACCGATAGGCGTACATACCGGAATACAGCCCAGAGACATGGCCTCTATAAGAGAGATGGGCATTCCTTCCCAGGTACTCGATAAGCAAAAGGCATCTGCAATGCTCAGGTAATCCCCCACATTTTTCTTCCCACCCAGAAACTCGATACAGGGATCTCCATTCACCTGTTTTTTCAGACTTTGGTATAATTTCAGCTCTTTGACTTCTCCGATCAGCAACAGCCGGCAAGGTACAGGCGTGGTTTCATTGAGTTTCTGCACCACCTCAATCAAAAGCTTTTGATTTTTTTCCGGGGAAATCCGACCGATATGAACGATCAGAAAACCATCCTCATTTCCTTTATATTGCTTTAAAAGCTCATTCCGTTCCGCGGTGATCAATACCGGGGGCCTTGCATTTTCAACCAGGACATCGTTTCTTAACCGGTAGTATTCCCGGTAAGACCGGCTGCAATCAGCAGATATGGTCACAGGGATTACCTTATTACTTTTATAAAAAACCTTTCTGAACATTTTTAATATCAAGCCGGGGCATTCTGCCTCAGCCAGGTTATGTATTGTATGAAAAAAGATGGTCTCATTCCTGGCCATACGGTACAACAACAGGTACTCGCTGCTGTTTTGATGGCTATGGACAATATCAGGAGACTGATTTTTCAGCCAGGCGGTAAGTTTCATCAGCACCGTCCAGCTGAACCCACTTTTCTTTTCAAAAGAAACATAGTTTACCCGCTCATCGATCTCCTCCAGAAAGCTATTCTCTTTTTGGTTTCCACATAAAGAAACCAGCGTAATTTCATGTTCTGGCTTCCTGGCCATTTCATTACAAAGGTCCACTACAAACCGTTCCGCCCCGCCTCTGGCCAGATTGCCGATAAGGTGTATAATCCTAGACATGGTTTTCTTTTTGCCGGTGATACAAATGAAGGATACTGAAAAAGAGAAAAACCGTTGGACCGTCTGCACTGATGAGCCATGGATTGTGCGAAAGCGCATTCACTGAAACCGCTAAAAAAGCGAAACAAAGACAAACCATCATGGCATTTTTCCGGTCCCGCAGCTGATGAAAAACATAGATGCAGGCGCGGCCAACCCTATAATAAATTGCGGCCAGCAGCCCCAACCCTAAAAAAGGCCCCAGATAGGTGAAAAATATCAGGTACGCATTATGAGAAGTAATTCCCGAGGAGAATACATAATCCCGATAAATCACATCGCTCCAGTTTTTTCCATAGAAAATCAACCCATAGGGATAATCAGCATAGATCCTAAGGTTTTCTTCAGCCAGGTTCGAACGGTCATATGCTGCATCACTGTGGGTGTTTTTCACCAGGATATTGTTGTAGCTATCCAGGTTATCCTTCAGCACATAATTGTACAGCAATCCACAAAGTAATACCATCAGGAAAATTGCCAACACCGCTTTGAAACGATAATACAAAACAAGAAACAGAAAAGTAGCCCCCACAAATCCAACCAGTACAGAGCGCTGCATCCCCAGAAAAATAAACAGCAGGCAAACCCCTAAAGCCATTCCTTTGACCAGCAACGGTGTTTTAAAAGTACAGGTACAAATGAAAACAAAAGGAACCAAAGCTGCCAGCTGATATCCATAGGCAAACTGACTGAGGGCTATTCCTGCAGGGCTTTGTAACACCCGGTCGCCCATGATCAGTTCCCTCAAAGTATCCATCTCCCCATAAAAATGATTGAGTACCATAACCACAGAAGAAATCAGCAATAAGCAAAAAAACATCCAGACGGAAACCTGAAACCTGCGTTCACTATTGCCGACAAAATAGTTAAAATAGAAAGCACAGATCAGGATACACAAGCTATTGGCAGCAAAACTATTCACTTCCGAAAGGCCAATTACATAGTAGAAAAATAAAGCCAGACCAAGCAGGATAAGTTCCCGCGCATATAAAAACTTAACTGCCCCCTCTTCCCGGAATAGAAACACCAGGGGAAAGCAAAACAGAAAGGGTGCCGGGATCCGGAAAAGGTCTGTCAGGAATATCCCGAATGCCAATGTCCCCAGATAGCACATCATGAGCAATGTGACAATTAATTTCATAGAAATCAGGTATTATTGATGCTGTTTTTAAAGAAGCTGATGAATTTTTCAGCATCATTTATCGCATCATAGTATCTTTTCTGACCATTTCTGGCAATATGCCTGTAATGGTCATAATTGCTGATCATTTCGGTTAGCTGACCTTCCAGTCCGGAGAAGTTCCAATGTACAGGCACATACGTTTCATCGGCAATAAAGAGGTCCGGAAAGGTTTCTATATGACTCATTACCGGCTTCACCAGCACCGCGCCGGAAATAAAGGTTTCAAAATCCCGATAGCAGATTTCCCCCCACCCAAAAGGACTGACGCTCAATTTAGCCGCTTTCAGTTCTTTCCAGTACCGGGATTTACTGACATTCCCGCCCGTTGCCATCTGCAGGTTCATCTGGTTAAACAGGTGAATAAGGTGGTTTCTTTGATAAAACACCCCCCGTTGCCCGTCCTGATCCGGATGAATTGTACCCCTGTAGGCAAGGTCATATGGCCTTTGCTGATCCACATCGGTAAAG
This region of Pedobacter steynii genomic DNA includes:
- a CDS encoding glycosyltransferase produces the protein MSRIIHLIGNLARGGAERFVVDLCNEMARKPEHEITLVSLCGNQKENSFLEEIDERVNYVSFEKKSGFSWTVLMKLTAWLKNQSPDIVHSHQNSSEYLLLYRMARNETIFFHTIHNLAEAECPGLILKMFRKVFYKSNKVIPVTISADCSRSYREYYRLRNDVLVENARPPVLITAERNELLKQYKGNEDGFLIVHIGRISPEKNQKLLIEVVQKLNETTPVPCRLLLIGEVKELKLYQSLKKQVNGDPCIEFLGGKKNVGDYLSIADAFCLSSTWEGMPISLIEAMSLGCIPVCTPIGGMKEMIRTGITGFLSREVSTTAYYEALKQALYTPDKETIKENLKKDYEQKYTIGISAGKHLKVYAIAMNLKEHKVRELYC
- a CDS encoding glycosyltransferase — its product is MKDPKRVILLTPSMSKGGAETQLLKLALFLKSEGDQVLIISLKPIDEFNGLLERSGLEVLFLNNWSSHFLSNLRLLHSRVKSFQPQVMVAFMFIAIIFARLLKKSLRFKLISSIRISVLPAKWYLPFKLTAGLDDVLVYNSLAAKSNFESRNPRLKGGLVIHNGISIPADTAEMSGKSGVFRWVCVGHFRWNKDYPTLFKAIALIRDQHFCVDILGELNGADWPYRMIEELNIQDRVNLIGFRPDIAAYLNESDAFVLSSFSEGMPNAVLEAMAHALPVLISDIDGNRELLEAVKCGFLFEKQNEYELATRMLNMMDISLSERKELGERGRQYLKMEFSEGFVMRQWKALIEKTNDDVRNFWNTK
- a CDS encoding NAD-dependent epimerase, with translation MKVLVTGTAGFIGFHLAKFLLERGDEVIGIDNINDYYDVHLKYRRLEETGINTADLKYSKGLVSSKYLNYQFIKLDITDHGKLKKVFKDCHFDAVCNLAAQAGVRYSLTNPRAYIDSNITGFLNILECCRIHHIKHLVYASSSSVYGLNKEMPFSSNQHADHPVSLYAASKKSNELMAHAYSHLFQLPTTGLRFFTVYGPWGRPDMALFLFTKAILENRNIEVFNNGMMKRDFTYVDDIVDGIVRVIDHPAKSNPEWNEFKPDPASSKVPYRVFNIGRGQSVDLMEFIGEIEKNLGKVAHKHFLPLQNGDVVKTWANISNMKKMLGYQPRVSVAEGIRNFVSWYKDFYGVTENIPEQLEPVGYD
- a CDS encoding pyridoxal phosphate-dependent aminotransferase — encoded protein: MMKFTDEELIVVKKLEILKNEAGSHSPGIFTFRQKLPEVEIKIDACFLSNPYATDLFIEYFNKEILETGRIRDLLECYPSQNGVIAEILADFLAINPQHIFIGNGAIEIIQAVIHNFTEKKIMINIPTFSSYYEYVKEGVEVIYNELSKAEDYSLDVDRYIAKVKFYRPDTIVLINPNNPNGAYTRIVDVQRILDELWFVKNIIVDESFIHFAYESQSYQLVSLSNLVAENPNLIVIKSMSKDFGVAGIRAGYGIMKQEYVQQLLSRGYLWNSNGLAEYFFRLYTRSDFAMRYDILRVKYIVETLEFIKELRQLPYIKVYPSMANFVLIELTNGIMASDFVAKLLISYGIYIRTCDDKIGLEGQFIRLASRSRTENNYIINSLRCCLEMNVVLDLIDEKAI
- the asnB gene encoding asparagine synthase (glutamine-hydrolyzing) — translated: MCGIFGTLNDEYAIRKEQIFEGLLHRGPDEQGCFSLYNVQLYHTRLAIQDLTVSGQQPMMYKGLVIVFNGEIYNHMELRQKYGLSAASNSDTLTILMLFERIGMKMLEEFDGMFAFALYDTQNLKLYLARDRAGKKPLYIYKKGVSYVFSSELNVLYRSCRPEINYAALADYLYLGHYYRKATPYHLVNELENGHYMIIDTLLGHAEDVCWFKMEDAYRNEQGIGYEDALSQLDQHLDTAVKRRIESADLDVGSFLSGGIDSGLVTAMAAGHQSRLKTFTVKVPGSFDESALAEKVATRYGTDHTVVEIDFSDLANDIEKIISNHGEPNSDNSAIPSYYVAREAKKYITVVLNGDGADELFGGYRRYVPFKHLDFFNPGYFTKMGAGMLTKILPVANQKQSLYTYAYRLLKFAGYADPVKIYCSASSDLFVGFEEAFIIKPEMLAITGDLERYNGYSISPLKKLLLMDFESMLFSRLLPKMDIATMGHSIEGRSPFLAREILNFAPGLPDQYKIKNIRTKHILRTLAKKYLPAELIEQPKRGFEIPLQKWVDHELREVMQTYLLAPDALYPHIIKKSFIEQLITRRIGISEERRAKILFCVFSLEVWHKSL